A window of Halomonas sp. H10-9-1 contains these coding sequences:
- a CDS encoding class I SAM-dependent DNA methyltransferase yields the protein MNHAAHNKLVAFIWSIADDCLRDVYVRGKYRDVILPMVVLRRLDALLEATKRKVSEEMALQRNELGLAELDEAGLRDASGYVFYNTSKWTLSQLYKTATNNQQILLANVEEYLEGYSPNVKEIIDKFDLRRQIRHMASKDVLLDVLEKFTSPYINLTHEDVEDPDGNRLPALSNLGMGYVFEELIRKFNEENNEEAGEHFTPREVIELMTHLVFDPVKDHLPPVMTIYDPACGSGGMLTESQNFIKDEEGAIRAGGDVYLYGKEINDETYAICKSDMMIKGNDPANIRSGSTLSTDEFAGDRFDFMLSNPPYGKSWASEQKFIKDGKEVIDPRFKVTLADYWGDRETLDATPRSSDGQLLFLMEMISKMKADKSGPGSRIASVHNGSSLFTGDAGSGESNIRRYIIENDLLEAIIQLPNNLFYNTGITTYIWLLSNRKAEARRGKVQLIDASLLYRKLRWNLGNKNCEFSPEHIGEITRCYQALERIDRPAGGDGIAAQVFDNRDFGYHKVTIERPDRRKAQFSAERIETLRFDKALREPMAWAYAQWGDAIYEPGALKEHEKAILAWCEEQGLGLNAKQRRKLLDEATWQKHLTLVSAAQELMAAIGVEEFKDYNRFKALVEQEFKALGKRKGIKLSAGDKGAILNAMSWYSEDAEKVIKQTVKLTGEVLAQRLAFLGCREEDLPDFGYTPTGKPGEYVTYEASAELRDSESIPLDQSIHGFFLDEVKPHVPEAWINMASVKIGYEISFNKYFYKHQPLRSMEEVARDIVALEQQAEGLIADILGIGVEEVTGVESV from the coding sequence ATGAATCACGCCGCCCACAACAAGCTGGTTGCCTTCATCTGGTCGATCGCCGACGATTGCCTGCGCGACGTCTACGTGCGCGGCAAGTACCGCGACGTGATCCTGCCGATGGTGGTTCTGCGCCGGCTCGACGCCCTGCTGGAAGCCACCAAGCGGAAAGTGTCCGAAGAGATGGCCTTGCAGCGTAATGAGCTGGGTCTGGCAGAGCTGGACGAGGCGGGGCTGCGCGACGCTTCCGGCTATGTGTTCTACAACACCAGCAAGTGGACCCTGAGCCAGCTCTACAAAACGGCCACCAACAACCAGCAGATCCTGCTGGCCAACGTCGAGGAGTACCTCGAGGGCTACAGTCCCAACGTCAAGGAGATCATCGACAAGTTCGACCTCCGCCGTCAGATCCGGCACATGGCCAGCAAGGACGTGCTGCTGGATGTGCTGGAGAAGTTCACCTCGCCCTATATCAATCTGACCCACGAAGACGTCGAGGATCCGGACGGCAACCGCCTGCCGGCGCTCTCCAACCTCGGCATGGGCTATGTCTTCGAGGAGCTGATTCGCAAGTTCAACGAGGAGAACAACGAGGAAGCGGGTGAGCATTTCACCCCCCGCGAAGTGATCGAGCTGATGACTCACCTGGTCTTCGATCCCGTCAAGGACCATCTGCCACCGGTGATGACTATCTACGACCCCGCCTGCGGCAGCGGCGGCATGCTCACCGAGTCTCAGAACTTCATCAAGGACGAGGAAGGCGCCATCCGCGCCGGTGGCGACGTCTATCTCTACGGCAAGGAGATCAACGACGAGACCTACGCCATCTGCAAGTCCGACATGATGATCAAGGGCAACGACCCAGCCAACATCCGTTCCGGCTCCACCCTCTCCACCGACGAGTTCGCCGGTGACCGCTTCGACTTCATGCTCTCCAACCCGCCCTACGGCAAGAGCTGGGCCAGCGAGCAGAAGTTCATCAAGGACGGTAAGGAGGTCATCGACCCCCGCTTCAAGGTTACACTGGCCGACTACTGGGGCGATCGCGAAACCCTCGATGCCACACCCCGCTCCAGCGACGGCCAGCTGCTGTTCCTGATGGAGATGATCAGCAAGATGAAGGCCGACAAGAGCGGCCCGGGCTCACGCATCGCCTCGGTGCACAACGGTTCCAGCCTGTTCACCGGCGACGCCGGCAGCGGCGAGAGCAACATTCGCCGCTATATCATCGAGAACGACCTGCTGGAGGCCATCATCCAGCTGCCCAACAACCTGTTCTACAACACCGGCATCACCACCTACATCTGGCTGCTCAGCAACCGCAAGGCCGAAGCACGTCGTGGCAAGGTCCAGCTGATCGACGCCAGCCTGCTCTACCGCAAGCTGCGCTGGAACCTCGGCAACAAGAACTGCGAGTTCTCGCCCGAGCATATCGGCGAGATCACCCGGTGCTATCAGGCACTGGAACGCATCGACCGCCCGGCGGGAGGCGACGGCATCGCCGCCCAGGTCTTCGACAATCGCGACTTCGGCTACCACAAGGTCACCATCGAACGCCCCGATCGGCGCAAGGCGCAGTTCAGCGCCGAGCGCATCGAGACCCTGCGCTTCGACAAGGCCCTGCGCGAGCCCATGGCATGGGCCTATGCGCAGTGGGGCGACGCGATCTACGAGCCTGGCGCCCTCAAGGAGCACGAGAAGGCGATCCTCGCCTGGTGCGAGGAGCAGGGGCTGGGCCTCAATGCCAAGCAGCGCAGGAAGCTGCTGGATGAGGCCACCTGGCAGAAACACCTCACCCTGGTCAGCGCCGCCCAGGAGCTGATGGCGGCCATCGGGGTCGAGGAGTTCAAAGACTACAACCGCTTCAAGGCACTGGTGGAACAGGAGTTCAAGGCGCTTGGCAAGCGGAAGGGCATCAAGCTCTCCGCCGGCGACAAGGGCGCCATCCTCAACGCCATGAGCTGGTACAGCGAGGATGCCGAGAAGGTCATCAAGCAGACCGTGAAACTGACCGGCGAGGTACTCGCCCAGCGCCTCGCGTTCCTGGGCTGCCGGGAAGAGGACCTGCCCGACTTCGGCTATACGCCCACCGGCAAGCCGGGCGAGTATGTCACCTATGAGGCGAGCGCGGAGCTACGCGACAGCGAGAGCATTCCCCTCGACCAGAGCATCCACGGCTTCTTCCTGGACGAGGTCAAGCCCCATGTGCCGGAAGCATGGATCAACATGGCATCGGTGAAGATCGGCTATGAGATCAGCTTCAACAAGTATTTCTACAAGCACCAGCCGCTGCGCAGCATGGAGGAGGTCGCCCGCGATATCGTGGCGCTGGAGCAGCAGGCGGAAGGGCTGATTGCCGATATTTTGGGTATTGGGGTTGAAGAAGTAACGGGGGTCGAAAGTGTTTAA
- a CDS encoding restriction endonuclease subunit S: MFNTPHKVSSYRSYKDSSAKWAGRIPSHWSCKALKHIASLQSGDSISPDHFSESGYPVFGGNGFRGYTATYNREGRLPLIGRQGALCGNINYSEGKFYASEHAIVVTPKEPTAITWLGEAIRSADFNRLSQSTAQPGISVAVIENVHFPLPPTDEQIAISKFIESNFRKIKAAIRIKEKQISLLKERKQILIQNAVTRGLYPDAPMQDSGIEWLGEIPQHWGVSHNRTLFTERVEPGKEGLPLLTVSIRSGVSSGELSEDENLRGRVKIGDQTKYSLVQPGDIVYNMMRAWQGAIGAVTTTGMVSPAYTVAIPDSTIRSKYFEHLYRTPLFVHQMDRHSKGITDFRKRLYWQEFKQMLTLIPPLDEQDHIVHYIDQESTRIDRAISLFQGQIERLKEYRATLIDSAVTGKIRVPGVEDPAPALSMDGPKENSWI; encoded by the coding sequence GTGTTTAACACCCCACACAAAGTATCCTCATATAGGTCGTATAAAGACTCCAGTGCCAAATGGGCTGGAAGGATTCCATCACACTGGAGCTGCAAGGCTCTAAAGCATATTGCATCTTTGCAGAGTGGCGACAGCATATCACCAGACCATTTCAGTGAATCTGGCTACCCGGTTTTTGGAGGAAACGGCTTCCGGGGGTACACTGCAACCTATAACCGAGAGGGACGGCTTCCGCTCATTGGTCGCCAAGGCGCACTATGCGGCAACATAAATTATTCAGAAGGTAAATTCTATGCCTCTGAACATGCCATTGTTGTGACTCCCAAGGAACCAACTGCAATCACATGGTTAGGTGAAGCAATCAGGTCAGCGGATTTCAACCGACTGTCTCAATCTACCGCTCAGCCTGGAATTTCTGTTGCCGTCATCGAGAATGTACACTTCCCTCTGCCTCCAACGGATGAGCAAATTGCCATCTCCAAATTTATTGAGAGCAATTTCCGTAAAATCAAAGCTGCCATCAGGATAAAAGAAAAGCAGATTTCCCTGCTAAAAGAACGCAAACAGATCCTGATTCAGAATGCCGTTACCCGCGGGCTTTATCCAGACGCGCCCATGCAGGATTCCGGCATTGAGTGGCTTGGAGAGATCCCGCAGCACTGGGGAGTCAGTCATAATCGCACCCTATTTACCGAGCGTGTCGAGCCTGGCAAGGAAGGCTTGCCGCTTCTCACCGTATCCATTCGCTCCGGCGTATCCAGTGGCGAGCTAAGCGAAGACGAAAACCTGAGAGGGAGGGTCAAGATCGGGGACCAAACCAAATATAGCCTCGTCCAGCCCGGCGATATCGTCTACAACATGATGCGCGCCTGGCAGGGCGCCATCGGTGCCGTGACGACGACAGGCATGGTAAGCCCGGCCTACACAGTGGCGATTCCGGATTCCACTATTCGGTCAAAATACTTCGAGCACCTGTATCGGACCCCGCTCTTCGTCCACCAGATGGACCGCCACTCCAAGGGTATTACCGATTTCCGCAAGCGACTCTACTGGCAAGAATTCAAGCAAATGCTCACCCTCATTCCTCCACTCGATGAACAGGATCACATCGTTCATTATATCGACCAGGAATCGACCCGAATCGACAGGGCTATTTCCCTCTTCCAAGGCCAGATCGAGCGCCTCAAGGAGTATCGCGCCACCCTGATCGATAGCGCCGTCACCGGCAAGATCCGGGTGCCCGGCGTGGAGGATCCCGCCCCCGCCCTTTCCATGGATGGACCTAAGGAGAACTCATGGATATAA
- the dinD gene encoding DNA damage-inducible protein D → MDINRMRSQFDDLSHTVPEEDIEFWFARDLMKPLGYARWENFQTAIRRAIESFESTGYSHEDHFRGVTKMVPLGSGSERPVDDFMLTRYACYLIAQNGDPRKEPIAFAQSYFAVQTRKQELIEDRMRLIARMDARERLRESEKGLSQNIYERGVDDKGFGRIRSRGDAALFGGNTTQLMKQRYGITKSRPLADFLPTLTIAAKNLATEMTNHNVMQENLQGEKSITQEHEQNNVSVRDMLGQRGIQPENLPPEEDIKKLQRRVKSEQKRLERQSGKLPGDEE, encoded by the coding sequence ATGGATATAAATAGAATGCGAAGCCAGTTTGACGACCTGAGCCACACCGTTCCTGAAGAAGACATCGAGTTCTGGTTTGCCCGCGACCTGATGAAGCCGCTGGGCTATGCGCGATGGGAGAATTTCCAGACCGCCATCCGCCGGGCCATAGAGTCTTTTGAATCAACGGGTTATAGCCATGAAGACCATTTTCGTGGCGTCACGAAAATGGTCCCCCTGGGCAGTGGCTCTGAGCGACCAGTGGATGACTTCATGCTCACTCGCTATGCCTGCTATCTGATTGCGCAGAACGGGGATCCACGCAAGGAACCCATTGCCTTTGCCCAAAGCTACTTCGCCGTACAGACCCGCAAGCAGGAGCTGATTGAAGACCGCATGCGGCTGATTGCCCGGATGGATGCCCGGGAGCGTCTGCGTGAATCCGAAAAGGGCCTGTCGCAGAACATCTACGAACGGGGCGTGGATGACAAGGGCTTTGGACGTATCCGCTCACGGGGAGATGCCGCCCTCTTCGGCGGTAACACCACCCAGCTGATGAAGCAGCGCTACGGCATCACCAAAAGCCGCCCACTCGCCGACTTTCTGCCCACACTGACCATCGCGGCCAAGAACCTGGCCACAGAGATGACCAACCACAATGTCATGCAGGAAAACCTGCAAGGCGAAAAGTCGATTACCCAGGAGCATGAACAGAACAATGTAAGCGTCCGCGATATGCTGGGTCAGCGTGGTATTCAGCCGGAAAACCTGCCGCCCGAGGAAGACATCAAGAAGTTGCAGCGCCGAGTAAAAAGTGAACAAAAACGGCTTGAAAGACAGTCTGGTAAATTACCCGGCGATGAGGAGTAG
- a CDS encoding type I restriction endonuclease subunit R — translation MVSQTNEQALEASIERALTGNCREDGITLGESQAERPFSPAHGYHPGRPEHFNPHYAVDTHQLWRFLEATQAKELDKLRQRHPDWERKLLERYDRLVGKHGLLHLLKKGLSLDDAHFTLMYPAPLASSSASVKERFAANRFSCTRQVRYSLANSLEEIDMVLFINGLPFATLELKNPWTGQTARYHGQKQYRQDRDPSQPLLQFGRCLVHMTVDTDEVYMTTRLSGPRTDFLPFNQGSESHGAGNPRNPHGHRSAYLWQEVFTRESVANIIQHFMRLDGSSRMPLTRRTLFFPRYHQLDVVRRLVAHVSEHGVGQTYLVQHSAGSGKSNSITWAAYQLIETYPSAEDVRGARGLETPLFDSVIVVTDRRLLDRQLRDNIRDFSEIKNIVAPAQRSADLKMALEQSKKIIITTIQKFPYIIDGISDLSDKRFAVIIDEAHGSQDGDAHGKMNQAMGGDAESEEDVQDQVLQAMRARRMRGNASYFAFTATPKRSTLEKFGQATPEGEFKPFHLYSMKQAIEEGFILDVLANYTTYRSYYEIQKSIDDNPLFDTARAQKKLRAYVERHPQTIRAKAEIMLDHFIQQVVNHKKLKGKAKGMVVTQNIEAAIRYHQAISRLLEERGTPFKALVAFSGTKTMDGIDYTEADINGFPEAETREAFDGDEYRLLVVANKYLTGFDQPKLTAMYVDKKLQGVLAVQTLSRLNRAATKLGKKTEDLFVLDFFNTTDDIKKAFDDFYTATSLSEPTDVNVLHELKEALDEVGVYEWQEVESFIGHYFGNADAQVLSPLIDTAADRFNNELELDDPHKADFKIKAKQFVKIYSQMASIMPYEVVDWEKLFWFLKFLIPKLIVRDREADQIDALLESVDLSSYGLERVKLGHRIGLDETPTELDPTNPNPRGAHDGGADADPLDEIIRTFNERWFQGWEATPEEQRVKFLSIARSIEAHPDFEEKYKNNQDTHNRVLAFEKIFEEVMLKRRRADLELYKLLAHDEAFKSSMQENLRKVLG, via the coding sequence ATGGTCAGCCAGACGAACGAGCAGGCACTGGAAGCGAGCATCGAGCGCGCCCTGACGGGCAACTGCCGCGAGGACGGCATCACACTGGGCGAGAGCCAGGCCGAACGCCCCTTCAGCCCGGCGCATGGCTACCACCCGGGCCGCCCCGAGCACTTCAATCCGCACTACGCCGTCGATACCCACCAGCTGTGGCGCTTCCTCGAGGCCACCCAGGCCAAGGAACTGGACAAGCTCAGGCAGCGCCACCCGGACTGGGAGCGCAAGCTGCTGGAGCGCTACGACCGCCTGGTCGGCAAGCATGGCCTGCTGCACCTGCTCAAGAAGGGGCTGAGCCTCGATGACGCTCACTTCACCCTGATGTATCCCGCGCCGCTGGCCAGCAGCTCGGCCAGCGTCAAGGAACGCTTCGCGGCCAACCGGTTCAGCTGCACCCGCCAGGTACGCTATTCGCTGGCCAACAGCCTCGAAGAAATCGACATGGTGCTGTTCATCAACGGCCTGCCCTTCGCCACCCTGGAGCTGAAGAACCCCTGGACCGGGCAGACCGCGCGCTATCACGGCCAGAAGCAGTATCGGCAGGACCGCGACCCCAGCCAGCCGCTGCTGCAGTTCGGGCGCTGCCTGGTGCACATGACCGTGGATACCGACGAGGTCTACATGACCACGCGGCTGTCGGGCCCGAGAACCGACTTCCTCCCTTTCAACCAGGGCAGCGAGAGCCACGGCGCGGGCAATCCGCGCAACCCGCACGGCCATCGCAGCGCCTACCTGTGGCAGGAGGTCTTCACCCGCGAGAGCGTGGCCAACATCATCCAGCACTTCATGCGCCTGGACGGCAGCAGCCGCATGCCGCTAACCAGGCGGACACTGTTCTTCCCCCGCTATCACCAGTTGGATGTCGTGCGCCGCCTGGTGGCCCACGTCAGCGAGCATGGCGTCGGCCAGACCTATCTGGTGCAGCACTCGGCCGGCTCGGGCAAGTCCAACTCGATCACCTGGGCGGCCTACCAGCTGATCGAGACCTACCCAAGCGCCGAGGACGTGCGCGGTGCCCGCGGGCTGGAAACGCCACTGTTCGACTCGGTCATCGTGGTCACCGACAGGCGGCTACTCGACAGGCAGCTACGCGATAACATCCGGGATTTCTCGGAGATCAAGAATATCGTTGCGCCGGCACAACGCTCGGCCGACCTGAAGATGGCCCTGGAACAGAGCAAGAAGATCATCATCACCACCATCCAGAAGTTTCCCTACATCATCGATGGCATCAGCGACCTGAGCGACAAGCGCTTCGCCGTGATCATCGATGAGGCGCACGGCTCTCAGGATGGCGATGCCCACGGCAAGATGAACCAGGCCATGGGTGGCGACGCCGAGTCCGAGGAGGACGTGCAGGACCAGGTGCTCCAGGCCATGCGCGCCCGCCGGATGCGCGGCAATGCCTCCTATTTCGCCTTCACCGCCACCCCCAAGCGCAGCACGCTGGAGAAGTTCGGCCAGGCCACCCCAGAGGGCGAGTTCAAGCCTTTCCACCTCTACTCGATGAAGCAGGCCATCGAGGAGGGCTTCATCCTCGACGTGCTGGCCAACTACACCACCTACCGCAGCTACTACGAGATCCAGAAGTCCATTGACGATAACCCGCTGTTCGATACGGCCAGGGCCCAGAAGAAACTGCGTGCCTACGTGGAGCGGCACCCCCAGACCATCCGTGCCAAGGCGGAGATCATGCTCGACCACTTCATCCAGCAGGTGGTCAATCACAAGAAGCTGAAGGGCAAGGCCAAGGGCATGGTGGTCACCCAGAACATCGAGGCTGCCATCCGCTACCACCAGGCCATCTCGCGCCTGCTGGAAGAGCGTGGCACACCCTTCAAGGCGCTGGTGGCCTTCTCGGGAACCAAGACGATGGATGGCATCGACTACACCGAGGCCGACATCAACGGCTTCCCCGAGGCCGAGACGAGGGAGGCGTTCGACGGCGACGAGTACCGGCTGCTGGTGGTGGCCAACAAGTACCTGACCGGCTTCGACCAGCCGAAGCTGACGGCCATGTACGTGGACAAGAAGCTCCAGGGTGTACTCGCGGTCCAGACCCTTTCCCGCCTCAACCGCGCGGCAACGAAGCTGGGCAAGAAGACCGAGGATCTCTTCGTCCTGGACTTCTTCAACACCACCGACGACATCAAGAAGGCCTTCGATGATTTCTACACGGCCACCAGCCTGTCGGAGCCGACCGATGTCAACGTGCTGCATGAGCTCAAGGAGGCCCTGGACGAGGTCGGTGTCTATGAGTGGCAGGAGGTGGAAAGCTTCATCGGGCACTACTTCGGTAATGCCGATGCCCAAGTGCTGAGCCCGCTGATCGATACGGCGGCCGATCGCTTCAACAATGAGTTGGAGCTCGACGATCCGCACAAGGCAGATTTCAAGATCAAGGCCAAGCAGTTCGTGAAGATCTACAGCCAGATGGCCTCGATCATGCCGTATGAGGTTGTCGACTGGGAAAAGCTGTTCTGGTTTCTCAAGTTCCTGATTCCCAAGCTTATCGTCCGTGACAGGGAAGCCGACCAGATCGATGCGCTGCTGGAGTCGGTCGACCTGTCGTCCTACGGCCTGGAACGGGTCAAACTTGGCCATCGAATCGGGCTGGACGAGACACCCACGGAGCTCGACCCCACCAACCCGAACCCTCGCGGCGCCCATGACGGTGGCGCCGATGCCGATCCGCTGGACGAGATCATCCGCACCTTCAACGAACGCTGGTTCCAGGGCTGGGAAGCCACGCCGGAAGAGCAGCGCGTCAAGTTTCTCAGCATCGCCAGGAGCATCGAAGCTCACCCGGACTTCGAGGAGAAGTACAAGAACAACCAGGACACCCACAACCGGGTGCTGGCTTTCGAAAAGATCTTCGAGGAGGTGATGCTGAAGCGCCGCCGCGCCGATCTAGAACTCTACAAGCTGCTGGCCCACGATGAAGCCTTCAAGTCGTCCATGCAGGAAAACCTGAGAAAAGTGCTGGGATAG
- the gmk gene encoding guanylate kinase, whose product MHQGTLFIVSAPSGAGKTSLVRELIESLDGLQVSVSHTTRARREGEVDGVNYHFVDVPAFEAMIERGEFFEHARVFDNYYGTSRPAVQAALAAGQDVILEIDWQGARQVRQQMPEAVSVFILPPSREELERRLAGRGTDDHAVIQRRMRDAVSEMSHHDEYDYLVINDDFTTALDELRALVVSRRLTRERAATTHAALLQALLA is encoded by the coding sequence ATGCACCAGGGTACCCTCTTCATCGTTTCCGCCCCCTCTGGCGCCGGCAAGACCAGCCTGGTGCGCGAGCTGATCGAGAGCCTCGATGGCCTCCAGGTCTCGGTCTCCCATACCACCCGCGCCCGTCGCGAGGGCGAGGTGGACGGCGTCAACTACCACTTCGTTGACGTGCCCGCCTTCGAGGCGATGATTGAGCGCGGCGAGTTCTTCGAGCACGCCCGGGTGTTCGACAACTACTACGGCACCTCGCGCCCGGCAGTGCAGGCAGCGCTGGCCGCCGGCCAGGACGTGATCCTGGAGATCGACTGGCAGGGCGCGCGCCAGGTGCGCCAGCAGATGCCCGAGGCGGTGTCGGTGTTCATCCTGCCGCCCTCGCGTGAGGAGCTGGAGCGGCGCCTGGCGGGTCGAGGCACCGACGATCACGCGGTGATCCAGCGGCGCATGCGCGATGCGGTGAGCGAGATGTCCCACCACGACGAGTATGACTACCTGGTGATCAACGACGACTTCACCACCGCCCTGGATGAGCTGCGTGCCCTGGTGGTGTCGCGGCGGCTGACCCGCGAGCGCGCCGCCACCACCCACGCCGCCCTGCTCCAGGCGCTGCTCGCCTGA
- the rpoZ gene encoding DNA-directed RNA polymerase subunit omega produces the protein MARVTVEDCLENVENRFKLVMISTHRARQLARGSRDAMLPWENDKPTVMALREIAAGLVDSSVLDEPIEALVRPPQPQYGSFTEE, from the coding sequence ATGGCGCGAGTCACAGTCGAAGATTGTCTGGAAAACGTCGAAAACCGCTTCAAGCTGGTGATGATCTCCACCCACCGCGCCCGCCAGCTGGCTCGCGGTTCCCGCGACGCCATGTTGCCGTGGGAGAACGACAAGCCCACCGTCATGGCCCTGCGCGAGATCGCCGCCGGCCTGGTCGACTCCAGCGTGCTCGACGAGCCCATCGAGGCCCTGGTGCGTCCGCCCCAGCCCCAGTACGGCAGCTTCACCGAGGAGTGA
- a CDS encoding bifunctional (p)ppGpp synthetase/guanosine-3',5'-bis(diphosphate) 3'-pyrophosphohydrolase, which yields MFTIDDLADRLGGYLPQGEIQQVKRAFYYAEQAHDGQRRRSGEAYVTHPLAVANILANMHMDHQSLMAAMLHDVIEDTGVDKEALARQFGAPVAELVDGVSKLTQIAFEDKAVAQAENFQKMVLAMSRDIRVIIVKLADRLHNMRTLGALRPEKKRRIARETLEIYARIANRLGINTIRVELEDLSFHALHPMRAERIKRAVSSARGHRRSTIRQIQNNLQRSLDAEGLPSTVVGRQKHLLSIYRKMRDQRKSFNEIMDVFGFRILTEDVDSCYRILGMVHNLYKPVPGRFKDYIAIPKANGYQSLHTTLFGPGGMPIEVQIRTREMEAMANNGIAAHWLYKAGQTDHPIAEGSRARARSWIKGLLEMQRHAGDSLEFIEHVKNDLFPDDIYVFTPKGDIMELPQGATVIDFAYSVHTDIGNSTIACRIDRHLTPLSTRLESGQTLEIITAPGARPNLSWLNFVATAKARSAIRHALKHQQHTEAVQLGRRLLNKALGEFETSLEELPDGLLPGLLVELGLKNEDALLESIGLGSRVAHVIARRLMDLQHGEATVRSDRQHGPIVISGAEGMVIKFARCCHPLPGDPVVGHLSVGKGIVIHRAECRNLGELKDDPEKLFPLEWAESIDEDFPVALRLEVESRRGLVAELAGVVTDADANIERIGIEERDAHLATVNLTLAVRDRVHLARIIKRLRNLSHVERINRLGN from the coding sequence ATGTTCACCATCGATGACCTGGCCGACCGTCTCGGCGGCTACCTACCCCAGGGCGAGATCCAGCAGGTCAAGCGCGCCTTCTACTACGCCGAGCAGGCCCACGACGGCCAGCGCCGGCGCTCCGGCGAAGCCTACGTCACCCACCCCCTGGCGGTCGCCAACATCCTCGCCAACATGCATATGGACCATCAGAGCCTGATGGCGGCCATGCTGCACGACGTCATCGAGGATACCGGTGTCGACAAGGAAGCCCTGGCCCGCCAGTTCGGGGCCCCGGTCGCGGAGCTGGTGGATGGCGTCTCCAAGCTGACCCAGATCGCCTTCGAGGACAAGGCGGTCGCCCAGGCGGAAAATTTCCAGAAGATGGTGCTGGCGATGTCCCGGGACATCCGGGTGATCATCGTCAAGCTCGCCGACCGCCTGCACAACATGCGCACCCTGGGTGCCCTGCGCCCCGAGAAGAAGCGCCGCATCGCCCGCGAGACCCTGGAGATCTACGCCCGCATCGCCAACCGGCTGGGCATCAACACCATCCGCGTGGAGCTCGAGGACCTCTCCTTCCACGCCCTCCACCCGATGCGTGCCGAGCGCATCAAGCGCGCCGTCTCCAGCGCCCGGGGCCACCGTCGCTCGACGATCCGCCAGATCCAGAACAACCTGCAGCGCAGCCTCGACGCTGAGGGGCTGCCCAGCACCGTGGTGGGGCGCCAGAAGCATCTGCTCTCGATCTACCGCAAGATGCGCGACCAGCGCAAGTCGTTCAACGAGATCATGGATGTCTTCGGTTTCCGCATCCTCACCGAGGATGTCGACAGCTGCTATCGCATCCTCGGCATGGTGCACAACCTCTACAAGCCGGTGCCCGGGCGCTTCAAGGACTATATCGCCATCCCCAAGGCCAACGGCTACCAGAGCCTGCACACCACCCTGTTCGGCCCTGGCGGCATGCCCATCGAGGTGCAGATCCGTACCCGCGAAATGGAGGCCATGGCCAACAACGGCATCGCCGCCCACTGGCTCTACAAGGCGGGCCAGACCGACCACCCCATCGCCGAGGGTAGCCGCGCCCGGGCCCGCTCCTGGATCAAGGGCCTGCTGGAGATGCAGCGCCACGCGGGCGACTCGCTGGAGTTTATCGAGCACGTCAAGAACGACCTCTTCCCCGACGATATCTACGTGTTCACCCCCAAGGGCGACATCATGGAGCTGCCCCAGGGCGCCACGGTGATCGACTTTGCCTACAGCGTGCACACCGATATCGGCAACAGCACCATCGCCTGCCGCATCGACCGCCACCTGACCCCCCTCTCGACCCGCCTGGAGAGCGGCCAGACCCTGGAGATCATCACCGCCCCCGGGGCACGCCCCAACCTCTCCTGGCTCAACTTCGTGGCCACCGCCAAGGCGCGCTCGGCGATCCGCCATGCCTTGAAGCACCAGCAGCACACCGAGGCGGTACAGCTGGGCCGACGACTGCTCAACAAGGCCCTCGGCGAGTTCGAGACCAGCCTGGAGGAGCTACCCGACGGGCTGCTTCCCGGCCTGCTCGTCGAGCTGGGCCTGAAGAACGAGGATGCCCTGCTCGAGTCCATCGGCCTCGGCTCGCGGGTCGCTCATGTCATCGCCCGGCGCCTGATGGACCTGCAGCATGGCGAGGCGACGGTTCGCTCCGACCGCCAGCACGGGCCCATCGTGATCAGCGGCGCCGAGGGCATGGTGATCAAGTTTGCTCGCTGCTGTCACCCGCTGCCTGGCGACCCGGTGGTGGGCCACCTCTCGGTGGGCAAGGGCATCGTGATCCACCGCGCCGAGTGCCGTAACCTCGGCGAACTCAAGGATGACCCCGAAAAGCTCTTCCCCCTGGAGTGGGCGGAGAGCATCGACGAGGACTTCCCGGTGGCGCTGCGCCTCGAGGTGGAGAGTCGCCGTGGCCTGGTGGCCGAACTCGCCGGGGTGGTCACCGATGCCGATGCCAATATCGAGCGCATCGGCATCGAGGAGCGCGATGCTCACCTGGCCACGGTCAACCTGACCCTGGCGGTGCGCGACCGCGTCCACCTGGCACGCATCATCAAGCGGCTGCGCAACCTCTCCCATGTCGAGCGTATCAACCGCCTCGGCAACTAA